The Buteo buteo chromosome 5, bButBut1.hap1.1, whole genome shotgun sequence DNA segment TTGTTATTTTGGCCTGCAGTTTTATACAACAGTGAGCAAGCTCAGATGATTTCAGGAACTGTTAACTCGCCCAACGTTTATGATAATACTCCTTTGAAAGTGTGATTATGCAATAAGCTTCCAGATCTTTATTGTTATAAATAGTTTCTtctacatttctaaaaatatagaGAAAATGTTATCAGCAGAtggtttaaataaatattaatttctacAGCTATAGCCTGTTAAACATTCAAAAGTTGTAAGCCAAACAAATTGTATATGCATGACATGTTAATTTATTCACATTTCCACTCCAGCTGATGCATTGTTTCTGTCAACGATATTTCTTGGCTCCTTTTCCCTCTAAttctgtaacacagaaaaatctaattttttaataGCATATTCATGGTTTTCAGCACAACTCCATCTTGAAGTAGCTCTCCCAGCTTTCCTTAAATGCCATATTTGCTGCCATCTCTTTATAGCAAATATGTCTTCACACGCAGACACTCACTTCGGTTTCAGCACTGTGTAAAATGGTGATTTTCAGTTTGTAGGAATTGTGCCATACAGACGACATTGTGTTTGTCATCAGAATCATAGCTGTGATACCTTCCCCAATCTCAACACAGTGTAGTGTGCATTTCCATCTTAGTTACCGATGGCGTATATTCAGTAAGGCAATCTGGAAGGATTAATTCAATGCATTGGTATTAGAAATCCTGTACTTAAAATGCCCCCAGCTTACTTTTTGTGTTGAAATGTTTGGGAGGGGGATTGAGTTTGTTGTTTAAAGTAAAACAATACTCTCTGTAGCAAAGCTCCTGCATTTCCAAGACCTAGTTATGGCTCACACAGCAATACTATCATCTTGTGTGGACTAGCTGGATTTGCCCAGGTAAGAAGAGGACCAGTGACATGGGGGACAACGGAGGTCTTCCCTAGAGATGAGTGATGATCTTTACATAGCGGTAAATAACTAGTGCTCCACTCATAAACACGTTTCCCTGCGCTCAGTCTTTCTAGTCTGTATTGGCCGTGCTATACTACACCTGATTAATCACTCCTGCACATCTGCctccacatacacacacagaagaatggtagtaatttttttatttaaaaaaaattcacatcgTTTACACTGACAGCCCTTAAAAGTTCAGATGCTATCAgctggtgtttaaaaaaaaatcaagtaaaaatTGATCtatttgtattttatctgaGGTAGGAGGTGTTTTACAAAAGCAATATTCTCTTAAAGCAGCAGGTAAACATGATTATACAGTAAAATTGCTTGTATTGCTCCAAGCAAACTCAAGCTAAAAAGGTAGAAactgaaaggagagggaaatcAATGGGAAAGATGACAAAGAACAAAGGTGGTAAAAGCAAAGATATGCCATGGCCTTGATCTTCCTTCTAGGAGATGTACATCTAAAGCAACAGCAAATGGCATGGTCGTGGATGAGTGCAGGTATTTTGGTACAGaagagccagcagctctgtcaCTGAATCGCCCTTTGGGTCTATGCTTGTCAGAGCAAGAAAGAGATTGTAGGGCATAATCAGTGTCACCCTCTGGCCTCATTTTTATACTCTGActcacagttttattttattgcgCTTAACACAGTGCGATCTAAGGAAGGCTTGTAGTAAGTGAGAAGGCGGGAGAGTAGAATTAGGCATGATATGAATGTATGTGTTGTGAGATTGCAGTTGAATTACTTAGCAAGTCTCTTTTGCCAGGGACTCCTAAATAAGTTTTTGTTTAAGAAACTAGAGCTATTTAAAAATGATAGCATGTGACATGATTTTGTAAAAAAGCAAGTCCCTTCCAGAGATAGCACTATGAAATCTTgtggttttgcttccttttcctgtaAATTTTAGTTTTGTCACAGCTGAGATTGTGGTTGGTTTTCTTATGGCAAGCAATGTGTACAAGTTTTAAATTATCCACGGTAAACAGCAGCTGATAGAAGTATTCCCAGTTTACTTCTCTTCCATCTCGTGTTTTGACAGCTTCTGCCAGTTCTGGGACAACAGCACGTTTCTTCTCTATTCTTCAGtacacaaaagagaaaacaatattGCCATCAAAAGTTTTTTCATAATAATCAAGTCTCCATCTTCCTTTTAGAGCCAGGCGGAATTTGAATTCTTTTACCATAACTAggtttatgatttattttttttcctgaggaaattAGTTTAGCAAATCCTGTTTGCTTCACAAGTGTACAATGCCTGAAAATGGGTCTGAGGGGTTTTGCCAGAGTTTTTTATCCTGTGCCAGTGGCTTTTTAGCCTTCAGAAAGGATAACGTGGTGAGGAAGGGTATGTTTTCatacaaagaaaatctgaacagaagcaaagcagctAATGAGAGATGGCATTATAATCTGTCATCAGGATTTTATGTTATCAGAAACAGCTGCAGCATCCAAGCCTCTAGTCACATCCAATGCACTAGTCACAGCAGAGGTAACTGCACagtggcggcggggggggggggggggggggcggtgtaAAGACTTAATGGCTCTACCTTTCCTGCCTAAGATGAAGGGCATGAAACAGGTAAGCTTGGATTAATACTTTGTACATACATGTGATCGAGATTCCAGGTACTGAAGAGGATTCTGCTTTCCCTGTTACCGTAGGGGTTGATAGAATGCTTACATGGGCAGTCATCTCTGTCGAAAGGTCCCTGTAAAACAAGACGGCTACAATGAAAGGCGTACTGCTCGTCACCCCAGCGCTGTCCTTCCACTTGCTATAATGAACCAAAGATAGGTCACATGCTATGACAACATCACGCCGCTAAGCTTGATACTGCACTATGCGAGCATCCAAGTACCTGTTTCCTTCCTCTAATGTCATTGCAAGTCATGCCACTGCTTGTTGGAACCAAGGCTCTCTGCTTCAGAAAGGGCTGAACTTACCTGACAAGAGAACCATCCCTCTGCAGTGCACAGGCGGactgcctcctcctctcttctgtcAAAGTAGCATCCGTTGTATTTCACAGATCTCAGTTTATCTGACATCAGGTCAATTATCCTCTTATACGCATCTCTTGCTGTAGGATGAACATTGGAAATAAAACTACTAACCTAGGGGcgggggaaaaacaaaacccagtcaCTCCTTGGTGCCTGTAGCAGCCTGAGGCTCTGTTCTACAATGAGTATATTGCCCTGTAAAagtgttttatatatatgtggTCACAGAATTACTTTTACTAGCAGCTTGAAATTAAGTTACTTCAACAGAAACTGTTACCTCTTTCATGTAGCTTCGCATTCTGCTTTCACAACTGTATCGCATGTAGCTTGATTTGTTCTTAAAACGAGACTCTAGACCTAAAGGGAGTTAGATTATGTTGTAACTTAGTACTTCCAGTGCTGTGCTTCTGCCTAGCTGGGTGTTTATCCCTCCTTTTCCCAAACTCAGcgtgcacagatttttttctttcccgattttattttactggttCAAGACTACCCTGCTCTTAGTGCTCTAAAGGACCGCTCAGAGCATCTGCTGTGAGAGCAGTAGCTGATATTATAGTTGTTAAATGTTTCTCATTAATGCGTGCACACAGAGCACTAAGAGgctgtgaaaagaaaactgaattgtTGAGGAAGACCTGCAACAATGACTCGGGAATGGGAGAGGGAACTTGCAAAGAAAGTCTAGTTAGCTGGC contains these protein-coding regions:
- the DFFB gene encoding DNA fragmentation factor subunit beta isoform X2; the encoded protein is MATPRPPPRTRARPSRPAAAHARPGSGGSGGGRAGGSMAEPLRAFRLRGCGSPQKFGVAAGSLRGLLRKGCRLLQLPLPGSRLCLYEDGTEVTESYFRALPPQTELVLLGPGETWRGCASDIEGFLAAFYNQRDAVVEAARQLLTDEQAPRRQRLLADLIHNLNENSLAEDKEDDKKWFEGLESRFKNKSSYMRYSCESRMRSYMKEVSSFISNVHPTARDAYKRIIDLMSDKLRSVKYNGCYFDRREEEAVRLCTAEGWFSCQGPFDRDDCPCKHSINPYGNRESRILFSTWNLDHIIEKKRAVVPELAEAVKTRDGREVNWEYFYQLLFTVDNLKLVHIACHKKTNHNLSCDKTKIYRKRKQNHKIS
- the DFFB gene encoding DNA fragmentation factor subunit beta isoform X1, with translation MATPRPPPRTRARPSRPAAAHARPGSGGSGGGRAGGSMAEPLRAFRLRGCGSPQKFGVAAGSLRGLLRKGCRLLQLPLPGSRLCLYEDGTEVTESYFRALPPQTELVLLGPGETWRGSAGASDIEGFLAAFYNQRDAVVEAARQLLTDEQAPRRQRLLADLIHNLNENSLAEDKEDDKKWFEGLESRFKNKSSYMRYSCESRMRSYMKEVSSFISNVHPTARDAYKRIIDLMSDKLRSVKYNGCYFDRREEEAVRLCTAEGWFSCQGPFDRDDCPCKHSINPYGNRESRILFSTWNLDHIIEKKRAVVPELAEAVKTRDGREVNWEYFYQLLFTVDNLKLVHIACHKKTNHNLSCDKTKIYRKRKQNHKIS